Proteins from one Catenulispora sp. EB89 genomic window:
- a CDS encoding ABC transporter substrate-binding protein, translated as MKTHVKVAAAAVAAAGLLAAAGCSSSSSSGSGSGSGSGVVKLSVLTGFTGPDGPSYQALVSQFNASHPNIKVTMDIQPWDAISQKLPAEWATGQGPDLATPNFDPGVIFNYIKTNSVLPLDASVGAGDSQINSSAFPSSVTKAFTVNGHLYAVPANLATVALYYNKAMFTAAGITAPPKTSDEFVADVKKLTLGGANPTQYGISLADHQTIEMWPILQWMNGGDIVGPDGCATINSAASVQALSTWAGLVQNNHVSPVGQTGADADTLFSAKKAAMELNGPWAADGFRKAGIDVGIAPVPVGSAGPVTIASTVPMMIAKNTKHKTEALEFLSWWTGKTAQAAFSKNSGFPPSRTDVTVDDPNVAVFAQALPTARLYLAGLPSSSQIDTDIYTPLLGQLTRGADVQKSTDAAAKSINQLTGCKS; from the coding sequence ATGAAGACGCACGTGAAAGTCGCCGCAGCGGCCGTCGCCGCCGCCGGCTTGCTCGCCGCCGCGGGTTGCAGCTCCAGCTCGTCCAGCGGCTCCGGGTCCGGGTCTGGCAGCGGCGTGGTGAAGCTGTCGGTGCTGACCGGGTTCACCGGCCCGGACGGACCCTCCTACCAGGCGCTGGTCTCGCAGTTCAACGCCTCGCACCCGAACATCAAGGTCACCATGGACATCCAGCCGTGGGACGCGATCAGCCAGAAGCTCCCCGCCGAGTGGGCCACCGGCCAGGGCCCGGACCTGGCCACGCCGAACTTCGACCCCGGCGTGATCTTCAACTACATCAAGACCAACTCGGTGCTGCCGCTGGACGCCTCGGTCGGCGCCGGTGACAGCCAGATCAACTCCAGCGCGTTCCCGTCCTCGGTGACCAAGGCGTTCACCGTCAACGGGCACTTGTACGCGGTCCCGGCGAACCTGGCGACCGTCGCGCTCTACTACAACAAGGCGATGTTCACCGCCGCCGGCATCACCGCCCCGCCGAAGACCTCGGACGAGTTCGTCGCGGACGTCAAGAAGCTGACGCTCGGCGGGGCCAACCCGACGCAGTACGGCATCTCCCTGGCCGACCACCAGACCATCGAGATGTGGCCGATCCTGCAGTGGATGAACGGCGGCGACATCGTCGGCCCCGACGGCTGCGCCACGATCAACTCCGCGGCCAGCGTGCAGGCCCTGTCGACGTGGGCCGGCCTGGTCCAGAACAACCACGTCAGCCCGGTCGGCCAGACCGGCGCGGACGCCGACACGCTGTTCTCGGCGAAGAAGGCCGCGATGGAGCTGAACGGTCCCTGGGCCGCCGACGGCTTCCGCAAGGCCGGCATCGACGTCGGCATCGCGCCGGTGCCGGTGGGTTCGGCCGGTCCTGTCACCATCGCCTCGACCGTGCCGATGATGATCGCCAAGAACACCAAGCACAAGACCGAGGCGCTGGAGTTCCTGAGCTGGTGGACCGGCAAGACCGCGCAGGCGGCGTTCTCCAAGAACTCCGGGTTCCCGCCCTCGCGCACCGACGTCACGGTCGACGACCCGAACGTCGCGGTGTTCGCCCAGGCCCTGCCGACCGCCCGGCTCTACCTCGCCGGCCTCCCGTCCTCGTCGCAGATCGACACCGACATCTACACGCCGCTGCTGGGCCAGCTGACCCGGGGGGCGGACGTGCAGAAGTCGACCGACGCGGCGGCGAAGTCGATCAACCAGCTGACCGGCTGCAAGAGCTGA